CGGAGTGGGTAGGATGAGGATGGAGAGAAGGAATACGGAGATGCCACCTATTATTAGACTGGTGATGTGTTTTTTGAAATATGGGGTGAGGAAGCGGAAAATGAGGTTAGTGTTCATTTGTTTATTTTCAAAAAGTAATGTACTTATTTTATTGCCAATAATTTTAAGTTTCCTCATCCTATAAACATAAATAGACATTTTTTCTTAAAAAGTATACTTTGTAATTGTATTTAATTCTTGAGTTTTTTTCAGTATTTATTTCATCAGTTTTTTTAGAAATATATTATTTATCTTGTGGATTCTATTTAAACAATTGCTTAGTAGTAACCTAAACAATGCTCGTAAAACAACTCAAATAAATATATACTTTTTAGACATACTACACTTTTAAATTATATTATCTAATTATCTAAAATTTTATAGATAATTTTCTATATATTCAATAAATATATCGTTTCTTTGACTAAGTTTTTTGTTTAGCCAAAATTTATGTGCCAAACCTACTGTTATTAGAATCTTTTTCCTTGGGTTTTCTTTTATAGTAGCACTTATTTTCTCATAAAATTTCATGTTCCATTTTTCCTTTACCTCCCACAAACTGGGAAGAAGTTTTTTACAGTATTCATAAGCCATTTCATATAACAAGTCGAACCTTTTAGACTGAAGCATTTTTAAATTTTCACAAACAACAATTTTTTGGAAAATTCGTTCAAATTCATAATAACATTCTAGCCTAATATTCTCGATTAATTCTTCCTTCATCCTTTTAATTACTAAATCTCTTTCTTTTCCCCATGCCATACCTTCAGGAGTATTGGGTTGAATAGGAATAATATTATAACCTTCTTTGGAGGCAAGAGGAATAATTATTTCAGGATACTCAGGTTTCGATTTGCAGGTTATAATCCCATCTAGTTGATCCTGGCTCAATTCAGCACATATAATATCTGAATTTATCTTTTTAATGAGATTTTTTAGAACTTTCATACTATAATAAGAAATTTTATGATGAAGTTTATGTATTGTGCCTAATACAATTACTTTCGGGGGTATTCTTTCCTGTTCCATAATAATAATGAAAAGATTACTTGAATAATTCTTTAGTCAAATATTTCTTCAGGTAAAATTTATTCAAAGTAAGTATCTACAAACCAATCTAAATATAACTTATAACTCAACTTTATTTGTGTACAAAAGGGGAATTTGCTCTTCTTTTTTGATTTACAACCTCCATGACAAATAGGACGAAATTTACACTTACCACAAACTATATCATTAGTAAGATTCAACTCTGTCCAGTTTGCTAATTTACTTTCATTTATAACTAACTTACCTTCTTTATCAATTTTACTAATAGAATCTTTTTTTTCAACCATCGCTGCACACTTATATATACGACACTTAGGACCGATCACAAAAGAATCTAGCTTTTCAACTCCACAATATGTACCCCATCTTTTAATTGGTTTAAAAACAAATGGTACTTGCTTTGTACTTTTATCAATATTAATATATTTGTTGTATAATGTTAAAATCTTTGCTACTCGTTCAGGATGTTTATCAGGTGTAAACATTTTATCATAATGGTCTTTGGGCACAGTTGATAGCATAGATGTACTTTCAAATTCAAATATAACATCATCCCTGAGCTTTGGGGGAAAATTTTTTAAAAAATAATCCAGATAATCCAAATTTTCTTTATCTAAGTTTACTCTAATTTTTAATATTGTATCAATAGATTTTTTTTCTAAAAATGTTAACAGATTCTCCATAATTGTCTCATAGGTTCCCTTCCCATTTGCTAGTGGACGTCTCTTATCGTGAATTTCTTTTGGACCGTCTAATGTAATCATTATTTTTTGTAGATGAAATTCATCAATAAGGATTTGTGCTACCCTCCCTTTTAACAGGTAACCATTTGTTGACATTACAGAGTTGAATTCACAATTATTTTTTATACATATATTTCTAATTCTTGAATTTAATTTTCTTATTATTTCTAAGTTTAGCAATGGCTCTCCACCATACCACGCAATTGATAAAGGTGAAGTTGATCGATATTTCACTTGATTGTCAATAAATTTCAAAATTCTTTCCATACATCCATTATTCATATAAATTTTTCTATGTCTTTCGTAACAATATACACATCTGAAATTACAGTCAAAAGTATTTACTATTGTTATTGAAAGA
The sequence above is a segment of the Candidatus Cloacimonadota bacterium genome. Coding sequences within it:
- a CDS encoding radical SAM protein: MEASNYNIFRKTPKNNYVGVNLLTGALLKFKNEQQFKQALSIIKKPDSFPNLETNLIEIKNNLIKGGFIVKNRNEENNRIRSRELLAQYGSKGLSITIVNTFDCNFRCVYCYERHRKIYMNNGCMERILKFIDNQVKYRSTSPLSIAWYGGEPLLNLEIIRKLNSRIRNICIKNNCEFNSVMSTNGYLLKGRVAQILIDEFHLQKIMITLDGPKEIHDKRRPLANGKGTYETIMENLLTFLEKKSIDTILKIRVNLDKENLDYLDYFLKNFPPKLRDDVIFEFESTSMLSTVPKDHYDKMFTPDKHPERVAKILTLYNKYINIDKSTKQVPFVFKPIKRWGTYCGVEKLDSFVIGPKCRIYKCAAMVEKKDSISKIDKEGKLVINESKLANWTELNLTNDIVCGKCKFRPICHGGCKSKKKSKFPFCTQIKLSYKLYLDWFVDTYFE